A segment of the Sphingopyxis sp. OAS728 genome:
TTTGAAAATCAGCGGAGGTAACTCCGCAATCGGCGAATTGCGATTGGCCCGCTCGCATGCGGACCCGGCGCGCTGGCTTGCCTGCCTCGTTTTGTCGCGATGCTGCTGATTAACCACTCGTTTCAGTGTGCGCGTCATCATCTTCTGCTATCGATGCAGCCAACACGGCGTGTCGGTGCGCCATGAAGGATTATCGGGCATGCGCAACGCGGCGAGCTGGCAACGAGCGATGGCGGCGAATTGGGTGCTCATCGTCACCGGCGCCGGCGCCCTTCTGATATTATTCTTTCTGTCGCTCGCGACCGATCGCGGCTTCGAACAGAATGCCCGTTTGCGCCAGCAAGTCTCCGATTCCTATGATGCGAGAGCCGCCTTGCAGGGCGTATTGACGCGGCACCAGGACATCGAGCTTGGCCAGCGGGGCTATGTCATCACCGGCGATCCGGAATTTTTGACCCCTTATCGCGCCGCCGAGGCGCGCATCGATGCCAATTTCGACCTGTTTGAAAAATTGGCGGGGAATGACGGGCAGGGACGGTTGATCGATGAGCTTCGCCGGACGTCCGTACAGAAGCGGCGTTTCGTCGCCCGGACGATCGATCTTGTCGAAAGCGGACGGCGAGACGAAGCGGTGCGGCTGATCGCGAGCGGCGAGGGCAAGCGGTCGATGGACCAAATCCGCGTGCTGATCAGCAAGATATCGGAGGCCGAACGGCAAAAGCTGGAAGAGCGAACCGCAGCGGCCAATGCCGCCCGAGAGCGATTGCGCGACCGCACTTTCACGCTGCAGATCGGCTTGATTCTGCTGCTTGCGTTGTCGGCGATCCTGATCGGACGCAGTCAATGGGCACGTAAAAAGGCGCATCGCCGCGCGCGCGACCTTGCCGCGCGACAGGAGGCGATTTTCGACAGCGCGAAGGACGGGATGATCGTCCTGAACCCGAGCGGCAGCATCGAGAGCCTGAATCCGTCGGCCGCGAAGATGTTCGGCGTGCCATCGGAATCGCTGCTGCGGCGCGACATCGGGTCGCTGTTCGAAATCGCACCCGACCGCGGGCAGATCGAAACTTTCCTGCGCCGTTTGAAGGCGAACCGGAAGGAGAGTTACGGGCAAATCCAGGAATTCGTCGGCCGCCGCCAGAATGGCGCGACCTTTCCGCTCGAGGTGTCGGTCAGTCCGGTGCACCTCGCCGACGGTACGCTGTTCGTCGCGGTGATCCGCGATATCAGCGACCGGCGCGAGGTCGAGCAGATGAAGGGCGAGTTCGTCGCGACCGTCAGCCACGAACTGCGTACGCCGCTGACGTCGATCGCGGGATCGCTTGGGCTGATCAGCGGCGGTGCGGCGGGCGAAATCCCGCCGAAGGCCGCGCGATTGGTCGAGATTGCGCACAGCAACGCGGCGCGCCTCGTGCGACTGATCAACGACATCCTCGATATCGAAAAGATCGAAGCGGGGCGGATGCAGTTCGATCTCCGCCCGCTCGCGCTGGGGCCGCTTCTCGAAGCGGCCGGGCATCAGACCGCGGGCTTCGCCGGCGAATATGGCGTGCCGGTCCATATCGAGCCGGTTGCGGCCGGGGCAGCCGTCCTTGCCGACGAAGACCGCTTGATGCAGGTTGTGACGAACCTTCTGTCTAACGCGATCAAATTCTCTCGGCGCGGTGAGGCGGTGACGGTCCGGGTTACGCCGCTCGACCGGCGATACCGGATCAGCGTCATCGACCGGGGCGAGGGCATCCCTGAATCGTTCCGCAGCCGCATCTTCGGCAAATTCGCGCAGGCCGACGCATCGGATTCGCGGCAAAAGGGCGGCACCGGTCTGGGGCTCAGCATCGTGCGCGAAATCGTTGTCCGGCTCGGTGGTTCGGTCGATTTCGAGAGCGTCGAAGGCGCGGGCAGTATCTTTCACGTCGACCTGCCGGCGGCCGAATTGCCGGCCGCGGTTCCTGCACCGGGCGAGACCGAGGCGCCGCTGCCCGATGACCCCACGTTGCCGGTCGTGCTCCATGTCGATGACGATCCCGACATGCTCGCGGTCGTCGCCAGCGCCTTCGACGGCAGGGCGGCGATCCATTCGACGCCGAGCGTCGCCGAGGCGCGCGCTGCGATCCGGCGGACGCGCTATGACGCCGCGATCCTCGACGTCGGGATGCTCGACGGATGCGGAACCGACCTTGTCGCGCCGCTGCGCAAACGCGCGCCGGCCTTGCCTGTCGTCCTGTTCACCGCGCAGGAGGTCGACGGCGCGCCGAAAGACGGTATCGACCTTGTCCTCGTCAAATCGCGCGCCAGCCTCGACACGCTGGTGCGCGAAGTGACCGACCGGATCGGCGCGAAACGGGCGAATGGCGGAGGCGGCAAATGAGCAACCGGATTCTCTACATCGACGACGAGGATGATATTCGCGAGGTCGCCGAAATGGCGCTCGAACTGGATCCGTCCTTCGCCGTTCGCACCTGCGGGTCGGGCCGCGAAGGGCTGGCGGCGGCGCGCGAATGGCAACCCGATCTGATCTTGCTCGACGTGATGATGCCCGAACTCGATGGACCGGGTGTGCTCGAATTGCTCCGGCAAGATTCCGCGACCGCGGCGATCCCGGTCGTCTTCATCACCGCGCGGACGCAGACGCACGAGGTTGCGCGGCTACGCGAACTCGGCGCGCGCGGCGTACTCGCCAAACCCTTCGACGCGATGGCGTTGGCGGGGCAGGTGCGGGAGTTGCTCGATGGCTGAAATCGACGCGCGCCTGGCCGCGATTGCCGAACGCTTCGCCGCGCAGGCGGGGGAGACAGCGGCGGAGATTGCGACCGCGCTCGATCGCGAAGACTGGTCCGAACTGGCGCGGCTGAGCCACAGTCTGGCCGGGCGTGCGGGGATGTTCGGCTATGGCGCGATCGGTGATGCGGCGCGGTCGGTGGAGGAAGCAGTCGATGCCGGCCTGGCGGACGATGTGAAGGTTCGCTTGACGCAGGATTTACTCACCCAAATGGCCGCGCTAAATCGCGCCTGATGGGTGGTTATGATTAACGGCGGAGGGTGGACCATGGCCCGCCGCCGGTGATATTATATAAGTTCAACAATATCGTGGTGGATCGAAATGACGAAAGTGCTCGTGGCGGACGATGATCCGCTCACCATGGCAGGGATTACGGCGCTTCTCGACAAGACGAATTTCGATGTGGTGGCGACGGTCAATACCGGCGCGGCGGTGCTCGACACGCTACCCGGCGCGCGGCCCGACCTCCTGATCCTCGATAATGGCATGCCCGAACGCAGCGGGCTCGACGTGCTGCGGACGCTGCGCAGTCGCGGCGACGCCCGACCGGTCGTGCTGCTCACCGGCGGTCTCAACGATGAACTGGCGCGCGAGGCGATCCAGCTGTCGGTCAACGGCATCGTGATCAAGGCGACTGCGCCGCGCGACCTGCTCACCTGCCTTGAAAGCGTCGTGCAGGGACGGCGCTGGCTCGATCAGGATGTGATGCAGCGCGTGATGGAGCAGGCGATGTCGCCGGGTGCGCCGCGCGACCCGTTCGAGGTGCTGAGTGGCCGCGAGCGTGCCGTCGCCTCGCTCGCGAAGCGCGGGCTGCGCAACAAGGAAATCGCCGACGAGCTCGGGCTGACCGAAGGCACGGTGAAGGTCCATCTTCACAAGGTTTTTGATAAACTTAACATCCGTGGCCGCACCGAACTTATCCTGCTCGCGCAGGACCGCGGCGCCTGAAACTATACCGGAAGATATAAGCTGTTTTCACCGTTGGAGAGCGGCTTTGTCGCCTCCCGGTGAATATCGCCCGCGCGAGAGTTAGCGCATCTGTCGATCAAGTTGGCGGCATCGGGCCGTCATCGACGACAGGCGATACATGGGCTTTCTGCGCACCCTTATCTTGCTGGCCTTGGCGGTGATCAGTGTGATCGCCAGCCAGCATGCGCACGCGCAGGTCACCGCCTATGCGGTCGGGCAGGGCGCGGTGAATAGCGTCGAGGTCGGCGTTGAAGTCCGCGCGTCGGTGCTCGGGCGCTGCGGTTTTGCGACCGGCGGCGCCCCCACCGGCGCCATCGACCAGGCCGATTTCGACAAGACGGGTTTTACGAAGGATTTCGCGATCCAGCTCAACTGCACCGGTGCTTCGCGGATTGCGGTGTCGTCGGCGAACGGTGGCATGGCCAACGCGGCGACCGGCGGCACCGGCTACCAGACCAAGGCCCCTTATAATGTCGCGCTCTATATGGCGGCCGACAATGGCACCAACGCATCGGCCAGTTGCGCCGCCGCGACGCTCGCCGCGGGTGGCAGCTGCACCTTTGCGGGTACGGCAGGCGCCGCCACCGGGCTTCGCCTCGCCGGCGCCTCGACCAAGGCCAACGGATCCTATCTCCGCGTCAGCGCCCCCGCATATGCCGGAACCGATACGCTCGCCGCGGGTCGCTACACCGATACCCTCTCGATCACCGTCAGTGTCAGTCCTTAACGTCATGTTGAACAATTCGAATCCGCGCTTATTAACTATCGGATCCTATTTCGGGGTCCGATATGATGGCACCTGCGATATTGATTTCGAACCGGATCGCCCGCGCGGCGATCGTCCTGGCCGGCATGGGATGCGCGTCGCCGGCGATGGCGGACGAGGTGAACCAGATCGCCATTTATGGCGAAGTGGCGCCGCGTTGCTGGGTTGCTCAACCGATGAAGATCACCGCGCCGAATGCAGCGGTGCAGGCGACTCCCGCCCGCGCGATCTGCAATCAGGCGCGGCCGGTTCTGGCATCGGAAGTGCGGATGATCGATTCGGAGGGCATGTTGATGAAGCGCGTACCCGCCGCCGCCGATCGCGCAACGCCACTCTCCACTCGCACTGCGCTAGAGATCGTCGTAACCCCTCAGCTATGAGGGTTTGGACGGCCGGTTTATCAGCGCTGGGATTGGCATGCGGACTCGGGGTCGCGCAGCCCGCAGCCGCCCAATCGCAAATATCCTCGGTTTGCGGCGTGACCGGCGCCGCCACCGCGCCCGCCAGCATCACCTATGATCCCTTTTCGCCCGGCGGTCTGTCCGAAGCGACGGTGCCGCTGATCTTGCGGCGCAACCGCGGCCTGATCCTGGGCCGCACGCGCGAGGTCAGCCTGGTGATCGTCTCGCCGTCGGGATCGCCCGCGCTCGACGTCACCTATAACGGCTATCGTGTCATCTATCCCGAAGGTTCGACCGCGGGCCGCCCGCGTTCGCTCAATTCGAAGGACAATGGCGCGGGCGCGGCGGGCGAGATCCGCTATGATTTTGGCAGTTTGCTCCAGGCGGACACGTCGACGCCGCTCAACCTGCGCGTCACCGTGCCGCCGGGCACCGACCTGTCGGCGGGCGAACCGATCATCCTCGACCTCCTCTATATCTGCTCGGGCGAGAATGGCATGGCGAGCGTGTCGGTCCCAACGCGCGATACCGGATCGATCCGCATCAACGTCAACACGGTGAGCGCGCTTCAGGCCTATTATGCAGGTTCGCCACTCGATTTCGGCGAGATCGGCGAGGCGACGACTGCGGCGGTGCTTGCGGCGCCCGATCGCTATACAACCTCGGCATCGAACTCGCTTCGTGTGCGCAGTTCGGGACCGTTCGAGGTCAGGATGCGCTCGCAGAACGACTTCAAGCTGACCTATCCTGGCGGCAACCTGTCCAACACGGCGCAGACGATCCGTTACAGCGCGCGCTTCCTGGGACAGGAGATCACGTCGAACAGCGGCTTCGGTACGCGGACCTGCGCGCGCGCGGGCATGGACGGAAGCGCCGGGGTGCTGCCGCTGCGCACGACGCTGAAGGAAGGCGGCTCGGCGAAGACGCCGGCGACCAATTATAGCGACATCATCAGCATCACCTTTACGCCGATCGTCACCGCGAGTTCGGCGACCAGCTGCGCGGGCCTCTGACCGCCCCTATATCGTCGGGTATAGGAAATGATTCCCGAAGTTAGCTTCGTTTTTGCCAGACGCTAAATATTGCCGGCAATCGATCCGGCCTATCTCCAACTCGTCAGGGCGATGAGCCCTCCCGGATTTTCGATTGGAGATATGAAATGAAAAAGCTTGTTCTCTCGGCCCTCATCATCGGTTCGACCTTCGCTGCTGCTCCCGCTTTTGCCCAGTCGGCCGCTGGTTCGGTCGATGTGACCGGCACCGTCGCCGCCCGCTGCTCGGCCGTCACCGCGATCACCGGCAGCATCACGCTCGGCGAACTTGCCAAGGCGGACGGCACCGTCGACGCCAGCTTCGCCGGCAACACCGGTGGCCTCAGCCGCAACTTCACCGTGAAGTGCAACGGTTCGAACCCGAAGATTTCGGTTGAAGCAAAGCCGCTGGTGAACGCCGCCGCGACCAACTCACCGAATGGCTACACCAACACCGTCCACTACACCGCGACGCTGGTTGCGACGGGTGCGAAGGGTGGCACCACGCCGGTTGCCGACCAGTCGCTGAGCACCGGTGCGACCACCGCGCAGGTCGGCGACCGCCTGGCCGCGACCGCGAACAACATCACGCTGACCGTGGGCAGCGGCCTGACCTCTGATTCGACGGCGATCCTCGACGCCGGCACCTATGCCGGCAAGGTCGAAATCACGATCGCACCGACCGCCTGACACCTGGGGGGGTGTTCCCGGCAGGCCTAGTCCACAGGCCTGCCGGGATTAACCTTTGAAGGATATGGTCATGCGCAATCCCAAAGCCCTTGCGGCCGAACTCCGCCTTCGCGCGCTTGATGCCGAACCGCAGGAGCAGGCCGAACTGCTTTTTCTGGCAGCCGAATATGAAAATCTGGCCGATACGCCGGCATTCGGCGGCAGGCCCGACTGGTTGGGAGTTCCCCTTCCCAACTGAAGGCGACCGGCGAGCGACCGCCGGTCGCCTTTATGGATAACGTCATGATTACTAAATTTCTTTCTTGGCGGAATACGGCCTTCGGTCCATCGTCCCGACTGCGGGTGGGGCAACGGGTGAGGAGTAGATCATTGCAGTTGCTCAGGAGTTTTGGCGGCGCGGTCGTCGCCGTGGCGATCGCTGCCGCCGTGTCGGTGGCCGCTTATGCGATGGTCGTCCAGCCGGTGGTCATCGACCTCACGACCTCGGGCCGCGCGATGAGCCAGGTGATCACGGTCGAAAACACGTTCGACAAGCCGCTGCCGGTGGAAATGCGCATCGAAGGGCTCGACCTCACGGCCGATGGCGTGAATGCGACCGGCAAGGATCCGGGCGACCTCTCGGTCTTTCCGCCGCAGGCGCTGATCCAGCCCGGCCAGCGTCAGAGCTTTCGTGTCCAATATGTCGGCGAACCCGCGCTCGCGCGCAGCAAGCATTATTTCGTCACTGCGGCACAGCTGCCGGTGCAGACGAACGATACGCAATCGAACGTCCAACTGCTCTATAATTTCCAGGTTCTCGTCAGCGTGTCGCCCGACGGCACGAAACCGGCGCTGTCGATCGCCTCGGCCGAGATCGGCAAGGATGCCGAGGGTAATCCGGCACCCGTGATTGCGGTCGCCAATGCCTCGGCGGCGCACGGCTATGTGTCGCGCGGCCGCGTCCGCGTCATCCAGTTCGCCCCCGACGGCAAGGAAGTCTTCCGTAAGGAAATCTCGGGCCCCGAGCTGCAGCAGACGCTCGGCTACGGCTTGATCGGCGGGGGTCAGACGCGCCGGATGACCTTGCCCATTCGCCTTCCGCAGCCCGGCGGGCGGATCGAGGCGCAGTTCACGCCCGACAATTGAAGGTTCCGGCGGTTCGCATGAACCCTCTTTTCATCGCAGGATTTTTGCTCGCCGTCTCGGCGATGCCGGTCGCTGGCCATGCGCAGGCTCCGGTGGATGCCGGCACGCGCGTGGTCATCGATCCGGGCGCCGACGGCGCGGCGATCAACCCGACGGGGCGCGCGGTCGTGCTGACCGCGCCGTTGTTCGACGGACAGGCCTATCTTGGCGACACGACGCTGACGCTCGAACCCGGCGGACAGGGGAGCTTTTCGGCCGAGCGCCTGCTCGTGCTGCTCGCGCCGCGGCTGGCGCCGCCGCTCATCGAGCGCCTGCGCGCGCGTTTGGCCGAACGCGGGACGATCGGGCGCGCCGACCTCGAAGGCGTCGGCGTCGGCATTCGTTATGATCCGCTCACACTGCAACTGGTCATGGATATCGCCCCCGCGAGCCGCGCCACCCGTTCGGTCACGCTCGGCGAAGAAGCCGCGCGCGGCGCGGTCAATTATATCGCACCCGCCGATTTCAGCGCCTATCTCAACATCCGCGGATCGATGGACTGGGTGCAGCAGGGCAGCGACAAAGGACTCGCGGCGCCGATCACCTTTCTCGACGGCGCGGTGCGCACGGGCGGGGTGGTGCTCGAAAGCGAAGCGAACTGGCAGGCGGGCGCGCGCGGCGCCGATTTTCAGCGTCGCGGCACGCGCTTCATCTACGACGACCGGGACAATCTCGTCCGCTGGGCCGGCGGCGATTTGCAGACGCTCGCGCGCGGGTTCCAGGCGGCGCCCGAGATCAGCGGCCTGTCGATCTCGCGCTTCTATTCGCTGCTCGACCCGCAGCGGATCATCCGTCCGCGTGGCAACCGCAGCTTCCGCATCGAGCGGCGCTCGGTTGTCGAGGTGCGCGTCAACGGCCAGCTGGTACGACGGCTCGAACTCGACCCCGGCACCTTCGACCTCAAGGATTTCCCTTTCACGCAGGGTTCGAACGATGTCCGGCTGACGATCACCGACGATGCCGGACGCACCGAATCGTTCAACTTCGACATCTTCCTCGATCAGGCGCAGCTTGCCGAAGGGCTCAGCGAGTTCGGCCTTTACGCCGGCGTGCTTGCGCCGCTCGGTCGGCGCGGCCCGGTATACAGCAATGATATGGCGTTCAGCGGCTTCTATCGCCGCGGGATCAGCGACCAGCTGACCGT
Coding sequences within it:
- a CDS encoding CHASE3 domain-containing protein → MRNAASWQRAMAANWVLIVTGAGALLILFFLSLATDRGFEQNARLRQQVSDSYDARAALQGVLTRHQDIELGQRGYVITGDPEFLTPYRAAEARIDANFDLFEKLAGNDGQGRLIDELRRTSVQKRRFVARTIDLVESGRRDEAVRLIASGEGKRSMDQIRVLISKISEAERQKLEERTAAANAARERLRDRTFTLQIGLILLLALSAILIGRSQWARKKAHRRARDLAARQEAIFDSAKDGMIVLNPSGSIESLNPSAAKMFGVPSESLLRRDIGSLFEIAPDRGQIETFLRRLKANRKESYGQIQEFVGRRQNGATFPLEVSVSPVHLADGTLFVAVIRDISDRREVEQMKGEFVATVSHELRTPLTSIAGSLGLISGGAAGEIPPKAARLVEIAHSNAARLVRLINDILDIEKIEAGRMQFDLRPLALGPLLEAAGHQTAGFAGEYGVPVHIEPVAAGAAVLADEDRLMQVVTNLLSNAIKFSRRGEAVTVRVTPLDRRYRISVIDRGEGIPESFRSRIFGKFAQADASDSRQKGGTGLGLSIVREIVVRLGGSVDFESVEGAGSIFHVDLPAAELPAAVPAPGETEAPLPDDPTLPVVLHVDDDPDMLAVVASAFDGRAAIHSTPSVAEARAAIRRTRYDAAILDVGMLDGCGTDLVAPLRKRAPALPVVLFTAQEVDGAPKDGIDLVLVKSRASLDTLVREVTDRIGAKRANGGGGK
- a CDS encoding response regulator transcription factor: MTKVLVADDDPLTMAGITALLDKTNFDVVATVNTGAAVLDTLPGARPDLLILDNGMPERSGLDVLRTLRSRGDARPVVLLTGGLNDELAREAIQLSVNGIVIKATAPRDLLTCLESVVQGRRWLDQDVMQRVMEQAMSPGAPRDPFEVLSGRERAVASLAKRGLRNKEIADELGLTEGTVKVHLHKVFDKLNIRGRTELILLAQDRGA
- a CDS encoding fimbria/pilus periplasmic chaperone is translated as MQLLRSFGGAVVAVAIAAAVSVAAYAMVVQPVVIDLTTSGRAMSQVITVENTFDKPLPVEMRIEGLDLTADGVNATGKDPGDLSVFPPQALIQPGQRQSFRVQYVGEPALARSKHYFVTAAQLPVQTNDTQSNVQLLYNFQVLVSVSPDGTKPALSIASAEIGKDAEGNPAPVIAVANASAAHGYVSRGRVRVIQFAPDGKEVFRKEISGPELQQTLGYGLIGGGQTRRMTLPIRLPQPGGRIEAQFTPDN
- a CDS encoding response regulator, producing MSNRILYIDDEDDIREVAEMALELDPSFAVRTCGSGREGLAAAREWQPDLILLDVMMPELDGPGVLELLRQDSATAAIPVVFITARTQTHEVARLRELGARGVLAKPFDAMALAGQVRELLDG
- a CDS encoding Hpt domain-containing protein, whose product is MAEIDARLAAIAERFAAQAGETAAEIATALDREDWSELARLSHSLAGRAGMFGYGAIGDAARSVEEAVDAGLADDVKVRLTQDLLTQMAALNRA